In the Ricinus communis isolate WT05 ecotype wild-type chromosome 3, ASM1957865v1, whole genome shotgun sequence genome, ccataaatatcttattacatgtccatgatcattaccggtgcgcacgcggtcctgatgtaacccatcaggcggcatgttctacgaaagccacatccccaaatcgaaatcatcacatataataaatatcattgtataatgaaatcattcaaccatatcaaaataacaattaacaattaagagtaagacATCAGGCAACTCATATGGCAAACTGActatatttggtattattataacattactataataatacttatattatcttcaataattaataatccagtaaaattatttacgttgcgatactaataaccatattaaatcagacttagcaatagtgcaatgattaaatgactttaactcacagaattggacgacctcctagctctgctccggtgcctcagttggagcgagccaaacagacagatcatctaatcacggaaaacaatttatcaaaacgctgaaacaatcgatcattaatcctaggtctagactcctaggatcgactaagaatctcgactaggagaattctaccgaaaatcccgtgaacctcccctacaacacgaacattacccccgtaaaacgggtccaggactgccggaaaatactccaaatatccaacaatttaaacaacgggagtcgggtccccaaacttcactatttcccgactccgccacacagcacaaaatacgagggaggcaaactgacagaaaattattttgactcacaaatatcatcaaatacccaatataacccaatagacacaaatttaaaatcaaaggatttccaagatcaacggctagagaaaattaccgagacgcttggtcgactcgcctctggctgccggagtccgatcgacgatctggacacaccatcggactcacaacgacgcgctgatgaagatccctgcttccgatttttcgatctgacacccgatcatccggagaaatttacagacgatcacggccgtcgatttgcaaacgaagcccgatcgccacgaaaccagtgccatcgcgaagcttgagctgaggagagtcgggatatgtcctccgatcttCCATACCTCGCCGGAAATGCCCAAAAACCTCGGCTgcctccattttctctctccactgTGAACCTCCGATTCCGGTCACCACTGTCGACACCACcgccgccaaaacaaagccaaggccgagaggagtcgatcggcaccaAGATCAGCGACCACCGACGCCGAAAATGCCCGCACGGCGGCAAGGAAGCTTTGGCCATCTTCCTCCTCGTGTGAGAGCTGCCGTCTTTCGGTGCCGCCTGCCACTGACGGCCCAGCCTCGCGCCCGGACAGACGGCCCGATCAGACTCCTTCCTCAGCGCCCTCTCTCCCCGACAtctcttctctcttcttcttcctcgacttccattccttctatatcgacattaggcccccgaacttttccttattacaacttggtccctcaactttcttaattacttacaatttcatcccgcagaattctaatttgacccccaaacttctttttagcctttcaattaagcccctaactaattaatttgggccaaatccgaattattgaaaatacataattacataaatacccctgaccgacatatttatttacaaaaataccaattctgtgagttaaagtcatttaatcattgcactattgctaagtctgatttaatatggttattagtatcgcaacataaataattttactggattattaattattgaagataatataagtattattatagtaatgttataataataccaaatatagTCAGTTTGCCACATGAGTTGCCTGATgtcttactcttaattgttaattgttattttgatatggttgaatgatttcattatacaatgatatttattatatgtgatgatttcgatttggggatgtggctttcgtagaacatgcctttgatgggttacatcctgcgaatgatcatggacatgtaataagatatttatgggtttgcctggtcgagcatggctctgggctgatttgtgtaaattgccgaggtaaggtccctcagtcgagcattgctcttggggcggcttatttggatacttaagtgaccgggactagaggtaaggtccctagtcgagcattgctctcggggcgcccgatcttattggattaagagagccgaatgactactagatttcttatttggatacttaagtgactgacggaggtaaggtccccgtcgagcattgctctcggccagtcttattggattaagagagccaaaatggctgttagaatttggggttagggttctactgagccactcgtcccgtaaaagtaaaaatatatttttatttattcatttatttatttattatggtatgattataatatggattgtatttacgtgcatggttatatattgattcgaatgattaacattttatgtgaagaaagtaatagggtatgattatggtatgattggtatttatgtgcatggtttgatatactgatttgaacaATCTATGCTTTCTGAGAAAAATGCAATAGttcctagattatttgattttaactcactctcgagacccATGAgtctcatttttcttattttcggatcgttagtcctctcgcgactcttattcaagaactccttcatcatcgggtgatgtatttgatttggtatgtaaattggtaaatgaTCGGCACCAAGATCGGCCGACCACCGACGCCGGAAGCGCTATGACGGCAAGGAAGCTTCGGCCATCTTCCTCCTCGCGAGTCATTGCTGCCGTCGCCCGTGACACCACGGCCACCCCTCGCCGGACAGGGCAGCCTCCTTCCTCCGGCCTCTCTCCCCCGACatctctcttcttctcttcttcttcctcgacTTCCATTCCTTCTATATCGatattaggcccccgaacttttccttattacaacttggtccctcaactttcttaattacttacaatttcatcccgcagaattccaatttgacccccaaacttctttttagcctttcaattaagcccctaactaattaatttgggctaaatccgaattattgaaaatacataattacataaatacccctgaccgacatatttatttataaaaataccaagctcacaaatttccattaaaaccccataaaaataacattatactttcaatccttattccaaaataaatttccaatatataattttacttatataaatatgcatttgggaaaatttgaataaccaaaatataatcatttctcaaatagtttacttaattaactccttaaaaatcaaactaattggatatggaaaataactcatttatttatctaacatgaacattcaaaatttgtatttaaatcattccaattaaaccgaataaaaataaagctaaaattaacttaaataaaaactcattattaaatatataaaaaattccgggtgttacactCCTAACACTaaaggaataaaagaaaaaaaactaatgCTCACTTATAAATAAGTGCTAAAGGCACTTACTAttgagtttatttattattgattttatcttcaattgagtttgataCTTATCCAAGATTAGTCTGACACTGGGAGAATACAACCGTGTGCCTTCCTATTTGAGTTGCTAAAATTGGCTAAATGTAAGATGCCTCCACACAAGAAGCTCACATTGTCATGTGCCTTTCCGTGTGCATTGCCAAAAAGGGACCGAAGCTTAAGTAGTCCTGATaggtcataaatagttatattattgtgtttaattctcTTACATTTTGATTAGATAATGTGCTTAGTTGTGGAAATTGTGTTTATTCTGATATAGatggtgaaatatcaaggattggGTGAAATTCAGCcaaaagacatgttttaaagtatcacttgtcaaaaaccaagtcttttgaaGGAAGAGCAAAAATCTGGGCAgaagatcattttcaaaaagGTGCGACCACGCCTTGCAACCATGAGCTACTGAAAGTTGCAAAAGAGAGCTTCGAATTTTTCATAGATAAATTTGTGGTGGACCCAtctttagttaatttcctttattttttggagtgttggataaagagaactttctcccatgtatttaggattttaatttgtttagattactctttttcttatccttccttatagggataagatcatataggaagtttatttctttttgaaaaggattctcttattagggtttaggtttaACTTCTTATATAAGGAGGCTAATTCTACCAAGTAAAGGGAGGTTATTcactcttattcttcttctattctctacaattcttgtAAAATCTTATGCCACCATAagtggctaagtttttagtttctaattcaagagtgaataaattccaattgtgatttatgaggctttgtgcttaacagaattcttctttaattcaagtattctttatttcttgttcttattatttatgaattattgatattgattgaactgacgactcaactttgatatgatttttctattgctaaacgttgagtttgtgatccgtaattgtcatgaacgattgacacaagtagcaaggagttggctcatgtgtgtgtgattgcggcttattcgaattacatagcttgcatgataggctctagggaaataaaggaacaaggttaattcaattgcagttatctcaattaattaatgttggtatagtcattctcattattcttaatgctatcattaagttgatatggaatgctatcgtgcccagttgactaatggtgagttttgatttggatgtcaggtttgagtcaattatattaggagaattacacttaTTGCGGCTTTTttgaataagtagactaagtacttgaatagaaaaattgatattttagcctatgatcatgattacaattggatggaattagcactcttgaattggaaatttgttaatattgatttttatttacttttatattcagccttcattattttctgcttatttataattttgattcaaacattcaaaacccccccatttttattttactttgagaagctatccacattggttcccttgggattcgacctggtttcactatttttacaaattagtttaagaaaatcagtaatttattttgaagggctttgACAACCCGTTCAAAATTGGCACCGTTTCCGAGGaacctattttagtttctcattgtttaatttatttatttatgactcGTTCTTCTTAAGATATTGATTTGCAGTTTAATCCTAAAGAGAATCACCTTGATACTAAACCAGATCGAAATTGAGAAGACAGCGCGTCGATTAAGAAAGGAGACTAGACAAAGTAAAAGTTGTCTCATAAAGGAGTTGGAAATAGATTTGGCTATTATTGGTGACACGTCTATCTTTCAAGAAGTTACAAAAAATATGGCGAACAGAACTCTCAAAGAGCTAGTCGCGCCGGATTTGAATCAACAACCTTTATGCATtacatttcctaatattgcagttgattttgaattaaaatctaGTTTAATCCACTTACTCCCTTCTTTTCATGGATGTGCAGGTGAAGATCCTCATAAACACTTGAAAGAATTCCATATTGTATGCTCCGGAATGAAGCTAAATGGTGTGACcgaagagcaaataaatcttagagcttttcccttttctttgaaggataaagcaaaTGATTAGCTCTACTATCTACCCTCTGGTTCAATAAcaacatggaatgaaatgaaaagatTATTCTTGGATAAATTTCTCCCTGCAACAAGAGCTGCcaacattagaaaagaaatttgtggcaTAACACAGTTCACTGGAGAAACATTGTATAAGTATTGGGAAAGGTTCAAGCAACTGTGTGCTAGCTGCCCACATCATCAAATTTCTCAGCAActcttaatccaatacttCTATGAAGCATTGTTGCCAATGGATAGGAGTATGATTGATGCAGTAAGTGGTGGAGCTTTGGTAGACAAGACGCCTGAAGAAGccaagtaattaattttaaacatgGCTGAAAATTCTCAGCAATTTGGTACGAGGGCTGATGGAGCTATAAGGCGAGTTAATAAGGTAAgcactaaaaatcttgaaaatcaaatttctaatttaactGCTTTGGTTCGTCAAATGGCTGTAGGACAATTGCAAATGGCAAAAGCTTATGGAGTATGCTCAGTTCAAGGACGTCCCACTGATATGTGCCCAACGTTGCAACAAGACTCGATAAGAGGCTAATGCTCTAGGCGGATTTACTGGTCAACCTCAAAGGAAGTATGACCCTTTTTCCAATCATTATAATCCTAGATGGAGAGATCACCCGAATCTGAGCTGTGGAAACCAAGGAGGACAACAAAATTATCCTTCCCAGAATTTCATTAGACCACCTCAAGCTTCAAATTCAGGTATGTCTTTGGAAGATATTGTTAAGAATCTTGCTAATAATGCTCTTCAATTTCAACAGGAAATAAGGTCAAGCACTCAAAATTTAGGCAATCAAATTACTCAACTGGCTACGTCAGTTAGTAAATTGGAGGCTCAAAATTCTGGAAAACTACCTTCACAAACAGAGATAAATCCAAAGGAGAATGTTAGtgcaatttttctaataagtgGAAAGGAGATTCCTTCAGGGTCGATTCCACTTAAGGAAAGTGAACCGagcaagaaaaaggaagaagaagcttcCTCTAAAGTGTCACGTGTGGTAAAATTCGACCCTCCTCTATCTCTTTCATCTCACACTCCATTACCTCCTTTTCCTAGCAGATTAGCTAagccaaaagaagatgagcaagaaaaggagatcCTAGATATATTTAGGAAGGTggagataaatatcccattGTTAGATGCTATCAAgcaaattcctaaatatgcaaagttcttgaaggaattgtgcacaaacaaaagaaggatgaaggaaaaggagaaagtggTGGTGAGTAAGAATGTATCGGCCatcttgcaaaagaatatgcTAGAAAAATGTAAGGATCCAGGTATGTTTTCATTACCTTGTGTTATTGGTAATACGAAAATTGAGCGTGCTatgttagatttaggaatgtcatgccattttctATCTATCAAGAGTTGAAACTAAATAACTTGCAAAAGAATGgtgtaatgattcaattagctgatcaCTCTTATATTCGTCCCCTTGGAgttgttgaagatgttttgGTGCAGGTTAATGAGCTCATATTTCCTGTCGACTTTTACATTTTGGAAATGGATGGTAATTCCTCATTAAAATCAGCTTCGATTTTATTAGAATGACCATTCATGAAAACTGCTAAGACAAAGATTAATGTAGATGAGGGTACTCTCTCCGTAGAGTTTGATGCAGAGATTgttaaatctaatattttcGATGCAATGAAATatcctaataatttatattctctTTGCCATATTGATGTAATTAATCCAATTGTGCAAGAAGTATTTGCAAAAGGAAATGTTAGTGATGAGCAAGATTTATATGCACAATCTAATTTAGAAGTGGAAATTAGAAGCTTAGATtcagataaaattttcaaactgaATGGTCATAGATTGAAGATCTTCCATAAGGGTGAAATTGCTTTATGTCTCATTAGTTTTCCTTCGGATCACCCCACTTATTTGGATGactcaaatattttatcattccGTCGAGCATAACGACGTTAAACAATTGCGCTATTGGGAGGCAACCCAAAtacttactttattttttatttttttttatttcacttagtttattttgtttttagtttttagtttttaattttttaataaagaaattcttttattttctggaAGGAGACTAATTTcgataaggcgtgaccacgcttTTTTACAGCTCTCCCAGAAGCATTAACTGAATTTTTTTACAGAAGCTCGTTTtttataaggcgtgaccacgccttgtttccaaacatcttttgttttgttttaaaaacTACTGTTAATCTTACAGAAGCTCATTTCTTATAAGGcatgaccacgccttgtttcCAAACATCttctgtttttatttataaaaaaataaaaaaaaaactacacTTCAAGTTACAGAAGCTCgtttcttataaggcgtgaccacacCTTGTTTCAAAACAccttctgttttgttttgaagttcattttttttacagaagctcgtttcttataaggtgtgaccacgccttgtttcaaaacatcttctgaTTCATTTTGACTTCTctacttcattttctttatttatttatttatttttcttatttatttattatggaaccaaaaaaaaggaagaagaagaaagaaagaaagttttattttcttttgcagcaGCCATCACCAAAACTTCCTATTTTCACTAGGCGGTTCTATCTCCTTTTCCACCATCACTATTGACTATTTAGTCTGAGTTGCTGGCAAATCAGGGGAGTTTcacatttcttttcatttcttttgtgagctattttctttttgatacattGAGGACAATATATAGTTTAGGTCTGGGGgaggaatatgataattacatgatttccttttctttttgaaaatattttttttaatgcttaTAATTAGGTTtgctttaattcatatgtgctaatttatcttttgcaaccttgagttttattttgataacctagaataccatgtaagttagatatacatttttggtttgagttttaatgcatgaaagggataagcatgattagtatttctttaaaattatctgatggtatctcattagttctttgattgaaaaatgcGCAAAACTTGATACAAATTTGAACATTCAAGTGAGCTTTTGAGTCAAAGagcaatttattattttttgctctaatttttttattgagtgttatcaaacttagtatgattattctagaacttgcttgtAAATGCACGTTGAGACCACATCCTTGGATTGATGCTTTAATACGAAAAGGGCAATTAGTATTAACCTATTCTTAGACTCTTAAAATACCTACCCTGTTGATTTCCCTTTTAGTTAACCACTTTGAgcctattttccattttcttttttttttcttatttttaacacatgttGTTTAACCCAAGACCTTTCCTTTAATACCTCTATTTTTCTACCCTTGTCAAGACAAGAAGGGAAGTGTTGCATAGTACAAATGAAAcagaaaaaaggaagagacaaaacaacaacaaaaaagaaaaagaaaaaaaatgaagagggaaagaaaaggaagaaaaggagagaaagaaagttgatatttattcctttcatAAAAGAGGATAATTGAAGAAgcattcatcaaatatattgaattaaatttgtaCATGTTATTTCTCCAAAGTTCTTAGTGCTAATATAAGATGTGGGAATAAATTTCAAAGTTTTTGTAGTGTGTTTTATGGTTATGTGGCATAGTTATCATGCAGGTAACTAACCTTTTTGTCTTGATTGTgaaacactttaattttttcttttatcataccctttcctaagccccattacaacccttgtaaagtccctttgatttttgcatctAATTCATGTGTAGTGGTAGAGACTTGATTCattagcaagcttatggtaataacATACTATGTTTTAATTCTGAGAGTAAATGCaccctaaacactttgagAATATTGAGCGAAACCATGTTAGGGTGTTAAGTCTCgttgctttgattttgatgaattagtaagatacttgttctttttacaaaatttatcctaTGAGTGCTACTCTCTtgattgtcattattattcaACTCATTGATGTATGTTTAACTTATTTGGTATATGTGGAgattaaaagagataaaaaggaAGTAGAGAGGAGAATTGGTATGTCGAATTGAGgtatgcttgaggacaagcataaATTAGGTGTGGGGGAATTTGATaggtcataaatagttatacttattgtgtttaattctcTTACATTTTGATTGGATAATGTGCTTAGTTATGGAAATTGTGTTTATTCTGATCTAGatggtgaaatatcaaggattgagtGAAATTCAGCcaaaagacatgttttaaagcatcacttgtcaaaaaccaagtcttttgaaGGAATAGCAAAAATTTGGGCACaagatcattttcaataaggCGTTACTACGCTTTTCAACCCATGAGCTGCTAAAAGTTGCAAAAGAgagcttcaaattttttatagataaatttGTGGTGGACCCAtctttagttaatttcctttatttttaggTGTTGGATAAAGATAACTTTCTCCCatgtatttaggattttaatttgtttagattactctttatcttgTCCTTcgttatagggataagatcatataggaagtttatttctttttgaaaaggattctcttattagggtttaggtttaACTTCTTATATAAGGAGGCTAGTTCTACCAAGTAAAGGGGGGCTGGATACttgatattcttattcttcttctattctctacaattcttgtgaattcttactccaccatgagcggctaagtttttagtttctaattcaagagtgaataaattccaattgtgatttgtGAGGCttgtgcttaacagaattcttctttaattcaagtattctttatttcttattcttattatttatgaattattgatattgattgaactgacgactcaactttgatattgatttttctattgctaaactttgagtttgtgatctgtaattgtcatgaacgattgacacaagtagcaaggggttggctcatgtgtgtgtgattgcggCTTATTcaaattacatagcttgcatgataggctctagggaaataaaggaacaaggttaattcaattgcagttatctcaattaattaatgttggtttagtcattctcattattcttaatgctatcattaagttgatatggaacgctatcgtgcCCAATTGACTAATggtgagttttgatttggatgttagatttgagtcaattatattaggagaattacactCATTGCGGCTTTTTcaaataagtagactaagtacttgaatagaagaaatgatattttagcctatgatcatgattacaattggatggaattagcactcttgaattacAAATTTggtaagattgatttttatttactttagtattcagccttcattattttctgcttatttataattttgattcaaacctTCAAAATCcccccatttttattttactttgagaagctatccacattggttcccttgagattcgacctggtttcactatttctacaaattagtttaagaaaatcagtaatttactttgaagggcttcgacaacccgttAAACTCCATATAGGGATCTTACACCACCATTTGGCTTGGTTGTATGACTTAATAATTGTTCAATGTTTACAAAAGTCAATGGATGCCACACCATCATGTGGGTGTTTGTGTGGCCCCTATGTcgaatgttttattttcaattttatttttagggaTTCCAacttttacattatttttagaGAGAAAAAGGTTAAGTAATTCAAATTCTCTCGATTTATAGGGTGTTGTTCAAGGTTTttcaaggaagaacatcaatttcctttttttcatCTATGAATTGTTTGCAATCTTCTTTCcctatttcttctttctttattgcaATATGCAGGAACTAATCTCTATACTATTTAGGTGTTGATGAACCCTAACTTGATTTACATGAATTGATTAAAACTTTCATGCATCTAGATCTTTATCTTGAGTTATCTTATTGCTTGGCTGctttattatctatttcaattgaCAAGTTGATGTATTGATTGGGTATTGTTTTCATAAACTGATtagaaataactttttatgaattgatcacTCTTAGAGATTGAGAATTTATTGGGATATTAGAGATAGATCTATAAGATTCTTTGGTTTAATAGTTCATTAATCTTAACACATGACCTAAGTGAATTAGGGGTTTAATCACTTAAAAAAggattttacttaattttgtgGATTGCCAATTCATCCCTTGgatttaattttgttaggGGGATTCAACACCTGAATAGACTCTTTCTTGATAACTCTTGttaattgtttttttgttgttgcttttaatttaatttactatttatttccaacaaatcaatgatattttaCTTGCTAAacatttgttaaatttttaaaatagcaTTAATAATTAAGTCCCCAGTGGAGCGATACTCGTACTTATTCACTTTATTACTTGATACGATCTGTGCACTTTGCCATGTGCAGATAGCgtgcatcaagtttttggcgccattgctatattgtgatattattagtaattcaaAAGCTAGTGAATCaacatttttttcatttgattttctctttttctcttgtgGTTTGTGTTTTATAcaagtattttaatatgtgtatGACCCGTACTCGTTGAGGATCCAAATCCGAGACAGGACCAATTAAGGATGGCAGTTCCACCTAGGGAGAGAACCATTTAAGAGTATGCACATCCAACTCTAAATGGGGACACCTCAAGTATTGTTAGACTAAATGTAGCGATAAAAAATTTTAGGACTAAGCCTAATATTATTCAAATGGTACAAAACAATTGCGTGTTTGATGGTTTGCCAAATGAAGATCCAAATTCCTAAGATTtatgataccttcaagattaatggGGTATCGGATGATGTTATTAGGTTAAGGCTACTTCCATTCTCATTaatgtcacgacccactttgggggcccgtgaccggcactagggaatgggtaggct is a window encoding:
- the LOC125369457 gene encoding uncharacterized protein LOC125369457; the encoded protein is MAENSQQFGTRADGAIRRVNKVSTKNLENQISNLTALVRQMAVGQLQMAKAYGVCSVQGRPTDIWRDHPNLSCGNQGGQQNYPSQNFIRPPQASNSGMSLEDIVKNLANNALQFQQEIRSSTQNLGNQITQLATSVSKLEAQNSGKLPSQTEINPKENVSAIFLISGKEIPSGSIPLKESEPSKKKEEEASSKVSRVVKFDPPLSLSSHTPLPPFPSRLAKPKEDEQEKEILDIFRKVEINIPLLDAIKQIPKYAKFRNVMPFSIYQELKLNNLQKNGVMIQLADHSYIRPLGVVEDVLVQVNELIFPVDFYILEMDDEGTLSVEFDAEIVKSNIFDAMKYPNNLYSLCHIDVINPIVQEVFAKGNVSDEQDLYAQSNLEVEIRSLDSDKIFKLNGHRLKIFHKGEIALCLISFPSDHPTYLDDSNILSFRRA